The Arabidopsis thaliana chromosome 5, partial sequence genomic interval GCGAAAAAAGAGCAAACAGAGATTAGATATATACTGAGgaggagagaaaaaagagaaacctcTTCTCCAAGGCTTTAGTCGCAACAAACTCTTAATTTAAACCTCTTCACCAAGGCTTTCATTCGCAACGACCGCGTATCACGCTGGGTTTTGGGGAATCACCGGAACGGCTGCGTTTTGATGGGGTTTTGTATGTTTAGTGACGTGGCATCTCCTGGTGTTTCGGGTAGGCTTTTGTAGTCATCAGGGGCCCCACTGTGTTTATTCGTAAATTTGTAAACCCAGTCTGATTACTGATAACAAGTAATAAACCGAGAATTTTTCTTACTATCAAACTGTAAACTTAAATTACATGGATTTGTCCACAAAGAAGCAGAATCATGGCTTATGGACGAGCTTTCTACTTTGATGTATGTATGTATTCATCCTTCTTATTCAAATAGAAAGGTATATCACAAAtcgaaaataaatataaacaacCTCTGTGAAATCTCTTTCTCCGATCTATCTGTAATATATGGCAGGTCCATTTGAAGTGTTATCCCAAACACCTCCTTCCTTGACATACTCCAAGTACCTAGCGAATTCTGGTTTTGCAGTCGTcgtgctcttcttcttcttcttcctctttagACTCATTTCGAAGAAACTAAATAGAGGGTGAGCCGAACCCCTGGTTTTCTCCACCGGTTTATTCACCTTCGGGGATTGACCATGGGGATTTGTAGGAACGCTCTCCGGTTTCACTTCTAAAAGCCCTGCgcctgcttcttcttcgtcgccGAGCTTCTTGTAGCTGCCTCGAACCTTCCTCGTGCTCAGCGCTCTAATCATTATTTCTTGTGGTTTTGATCAATTCTCTCTGGTGATATGTTTTTAAGAAAGGATAGATTTTGAAAAGGACACATCTTTTGACTTCTCTTCTCCTTATCCCAACGACTCCTTTAACTTAAACCTTATGTGACATTGCCCTTTCACCTACTACTATTCGTGGGTCAATGCTACTTTATTTTTGACTATGTCTTCTTTGGTGTTTGACTTAATTAGGACAACGAGACAGTTCCACAACAATGCTTTAGACTTTAGTGgacttgctctgtttcttgacACAAAAACAGTAGCTCAAGTGTAGTGTAATgctgaaaaaacaaagcaattCATATGAATAAGCTGTGTCCTGCTGTTTTAACCAAACCTTTATTCTTCAGTTTTCCTCTCAATTCTTCAACGACATCCCACTTCCCCATCGCTGCATAGAAATTCGAAACCAACACATAAATGCTCGCGTTCTCTGGACCCGTCTCTTCCATAAGCCTCCTTGCTACATATTCGCCTCGCGTAAGATCCATATTAAGACTACAAGCACTGAGTACCGCTACCCATATAGCACAAGGAATGCTTTGATTATCGTTCTCCATCATTCTCTCGACTAATCTCCATATCTCTTCTGTCTCACCAGCCTTGCTTAAGATATCGATGAAGCATACGTAATGCTCTGTTCCAGGAACCAACCGATACTTCTCCTTCATCATACCAAAACATTCCTTACCTTCTTTAACTAGTCCTGCGTGTGCACAAGCCGATATAACAACAAGAAATGTCACTGAATTCGGTAAAACTCCGCTTCCTTCTTCACACATTTCCCTGAAGATTTCAAGAGCTTTAACCCCATCCCCATTAACCGCATACGCATCTATCATACTCGTCCAAGAAACCACACTTTTAGATGGAATAGCTCTGAAAATAGTACGCGCTTGCACAATCTGACCGCATTTTCCATACATATCCATTAAGCCATTGCATAGCTTAGAATCTGAAACGAAACCATTACGTAAAGCGACACAGTGTATCTGTTTACCAATCCACAGATCAGAGTTATCAGAGCAGCCAGCAAGAGAGCTACTGAGCACTCTCACATTGGGTCTCTGCCTACTCATAAGCAGAAACGCTTCCTTGTAATTTCGGTTTCGAATGCAACCTGATATCAAAGAATTCAACATCACCTCGTCCGTATGAACATTCAAACTGTTATAAACCTTCATGGCTTCATTGATCAAACCTACACTCGAGTAAAAACTAATCATTGCAGTTCCTAAAACCACGAGATCGCGTCCGGTGACCACCACCATGGCATGAACTTGCTTCCCTTGCTGCAAAATCTTGAGAGAGGCACAAGTTTTAACAACAGAAGACAAAGTGAACTCACTGATTTCTACTCTTTCTCTATACATAGCTGCGAAAACGCCAAGAGCTTCTTTGCCTTTACCGTTTCTAAGGAAACCCGAAAGCAGAGCATTCCATGAGACGAGATCTTTTTCCTCAACGCTTTCGAATACCCTAACGGAATCAACCAAGTGTCCGTACTTGGAGTACATGTCAATAAGCGCAGTTTTGGATATGGTTCCTGTTTCAGCGCCTTGTTTGATCATCAAGGCGTGAACTTGGCGTCCTGTTTCTGGGTACGACAAGAGGGAACAGGCCCCGAGAACCGGAGTGAAAGTGTGCGAGCTGAGATCAGGGCTAGCCCTATGAATCTGAAGAAAGAGAGCCAAGGTGTCATTTGGGTTTCCACTGCGGAGGTGAGACGAGAGTTGAGAGTTAAGTGAGGAGAGGTCTCGTTGCGGCAATTCGTCGAACAGGTGGTCGGCATGGGTGGCAAAATTTCGGATAAAGACACACCTCAGTACCAAATTAGTGGATTTAACGGTAACGTTACCCAGACGAATAAAGCGTCCAATACGCAAACATGCGAACATGTTTTACTTGTTACCGCTACAGACGAAACTTATTGAAGCAGAGCTATCTTTTTATGGGCAAAGGTCAACCTAAATGTCTGTCTGATCAACAATTTATTAGACGAcataaaaaggaagaaaaggttacaacttttctttctcaagtTACAAGAGAACAAAACCCCTCACAATCTTTAACAGAGAAATGAATGCCTTTAAGCCGAAAACTTTCCCAGTGAGCACTGGCCAATGGATTTTACGCCCAAGAAAACTTTATTGGAGAAGCAGGAAATCAAgttctttgtttttacttttcaaatccaaacaaatcAAGATTCGCAAGGCGGCACAGGTTAAACGCCTCAAGCTGCTTTTGGTACATTCTCAGGGAGCGTGAGATCATCGAGTACTGAATCATATTCTGTATCGCGAGCGTTCTTCTTGTTTAGAAGCTTCTTGAACTCAGCCTCGTCCAAGTTCTTTGCGTTCTCTGTGGCGTGA includes:
- a CDS encoding uncharacterized protein (unknown protein; FUNCTIONS IN: molecular_function unknown; INVOLVED IN: biological_process unknown; LOCATED IN: plasma membrane; EXPRESSED IN: 17 plant structures; EXPRESSED DURING: 9 growth stages; BEST Arabidopsis thaliana protein match is: unknown protein (TAIR:AT3G50900.1); Has 1807 Blast hits to 1807 proteins in 277 species: Archae - 0; Bacteria - 0; Metazoa - 736; Fungi - 347; Plants - 385; Viruses - 0; Other Eukaryotes - 339 (source: NCBI BLink).) → MIRALSTRKVRGSYKKLGDEEEAGAGLLEVKPESVPTNPHGQSPKVNKPVEKTRGSAHPLFSFFEMSLKRKKKKKSTTTAKPEFARYLEYVKEGGVWDNTSNGPAIYYR
- a CDS encoding Tetratricopeptide repeat (TPR)-like superfamily protein (Tetratricopeptide repeat (TPR)-like superfamily protein; CONTAINS InterPro DOMAIN/s: Pentatricopeptide repeat (InterPro:IPR002885); BEST Arabidopsis thaliana protein match is: Tetratricopeptide repeat (TPR)-like superfamily protein (TAIR:AT3G03580.1); Has 1807 Blast hits to 1807 proteins in 277 species: Archae - 0; Bacteria - 0; Metazoa - 736; Fungi - 347; Plants - 385; Viruses - 0; Other Eukaryotes - 339 (source: NCBI BLink).), which produces MFACLRIGRFIRLGNVTVKSTNLVLRCVFIRNFATHADHLFDELPQRDLSSLNSQLSSHLRSGNPNDTLALFLQIHRASPDLSSHTFTPVLGACSLLSYPETGRQVHALMIKQGAETGTISKTALIDMYSKYGHLVDSVRVFESVEEKDLVSWNALLSGFLRNGKGKEALGVFAAMYRERVEISEFTLSSVVKTCASLKILQQGKQVHAMVVVTGRDLVVLGTAMISFYSSVGLINEAMKVYNSLNVHTDEVMLNSLISGCIRNRNYKEAFLLMSRQRPNVRVLSSSLAGCSDNSDLWIGKQIHCVALRNGFVSDSKLCNGLMDMYGKCGQIVQARTIFRAIPSKSVVSWTSMIDAYAVNGDGVKALEIFREMCEEGSGVLPNSVTFLVVISACAHAGLVKEGKECFGMMKEKYRLVPGTEHYVCFIDILSKAGETEEIWRLVERMMENDNQSIPCAIWVAVLSACSLNMDLTRGEYVARRLMEETGPENASIYVLVSNFYAAMGKWDVVEELRGKLKNKGLVKTAGHSLFI